A window of Oncorhynchus nerka isolate Pitt River linkage group LG4, Oner_Uvic_2.0, whole genome shotgun sequence contains these coding sequences:
- the sesn2 gene encoding sestrin-2 isoform X2 — MMEQGVEIPQALASGPSAFIPAQVILDEGPDQEVLIEAFLSLGRFDHITMVMALHPTYLSCFLRTQHALLELDGPLPRPWRHYIVVMAAARHQCSYLVQQHSAGFLEAGGEESWLEGLQHTHPKIRCLHTLNKLLAHRPWLITQQHIQELVCPGADDRWSLAELIHAVVLMTHSHSLSSFVWGCGLHPEPDHIGGHAFCPPSPSNNMPQSPHSPAPEDGKPEDGVTEVEALMKRMVELQQQVEECSQEEMITRFERERSESIPTAVVRGAPSDLVLRLVEDPEFIYEDFSIRGEQSPPTMRAQDYSWEDHGFSLVNRLLPDMGQLLEEKFQVVCSLTYNRMAMHKDVDTHTLRKALWNYIHCLYGIRYDDYDYGEVNVLLERGLKMFVKTVACHPEQTTDRIYSAYWRLFRHSEKVHVNLLLMEARLQAALLYTLRAVTRYMT, encoded by the exons ATGATG gagCAAGGTGTTGAGATTCCTCAGGCTTTGGCCTCCGGTCCTAGTGCCTTCATCCCTGCACAAGTG ATTTTGGATGAGGGACCAGATCAGGAAGTTCTGATAGAAGCCTTCCTCTCATTGGGTCGTTTTGACCACATCACCATGGTGATGGCCCTTCACCCCACCTACCTCAGCTGCTTCCTGCGTACCCAGCATGCTTTGCTGGAGCTGGATGGCCCGCTACCCCGCCCCTGGAGGCACTACATCGTTGTCATG gctGCAGCTCGTCACCAGTGTTCCTACCTTGTCCAACAGCATAGTGCAGGGTTCCTGGAGGCGGGGGGGGAGGAGAGCTGGCTGGAGgggctacaacacacacaccccaaaatACGCTGCCTACACACACTTAACAAGCTGCTGGCACACAGACCCTGGCTCATCACACAACAGCACatacag GAGTTGGTGTGTCCTGGGGCGGATGATCGTTGGTCATTGGCTGAGCTGATCCACGCAGTTGTTCTGATGACTCACTCTCATTCGCTGTCCTCCTTTGTTTGGGGGTGTGGCCTACACCCTGAGCCCGACCACATAGGAGGCCACGCCTTCTGCCCACCATCACCATCCAATAACATGCCACAAAGCCCTCACAGTCCCGCCCCCGAGGACGGCAAGCCAGAG gatggagTGACGGAGGTGGAGGCATTGATGAAGAGGATGGTGGAGTTACAACAGCAGGTGGAGGAGTGTAGTCAGGAAGAGATGATCACTCGctttgagagggagaggagcgagAGCATACCtactg cagtggtaCGGGGAGCCCCCTCTGACTTAGTGTTGAGGTTAGTGGAGGATCCAGAGTTCATCTATGAAGACTTCTCCATCCGAGGAGAACAGTCACCTCCTACCATGAgagcacag gacTACTCATGGGAAGACCATGGATTCTCCCTAGTGAACAGACTGTTACCAGACATGGGCCAATTACTGGAGGAGAAGTTCCAG GTTGTGTGTAGTCTAACCTACAACAGGATGGCGATGCACAAggatgtggacacacacacactccgcaaGGCTCTCTGGAACTACATACACTGCCTCTACGGAATACg gtacgaTGACTACGACTACGGAGAGGTGAATGTGTTGTTGGAGCGAGGCCTCAAGATGTTTGTGAAAACAGTAGCGTGTCatccagaacagactacagaTAGGATCTACTCTGCCTACTGGAGACTCTTCAGACACTCTGAGAAG GTCCATGTCAACCTGCTGCTGATGGAGGCTCGACTACAGGCTGCTCTACTATACACACTACGGGCTGTCACACGCTACATGACATGA
- the sesn2 gene encoding sestrin-2 isoform X1 has translation MEEVALEPPTDALCEGNGDRTTNSEDPRPKSRHHQPEFGPNPSNFSRLCSRDEAERAEALEELTQSVMSRLGLDRPGSARLDKHTLLQLLRVSRSCPLQEVRERAAELLRTAQEQGVEIPQALASGPSAFIPAQVILDEGPDQEVLIEAFLSLGRFDHITMVMALHPTYLSCFLRTQHALLELDGPLPRPWRHYIVVMAAARHQCSYLVQQHSAGFLEAGGEESWLEGLQHTHPKIRCLHTLNKLLAHRPWLITQQHIQELVCPGADDRWSLAELIHAVVLMTHSHSLSSFVWGCGLHPEPDHIGGHAFCPPSPSNNMPQSPHSPAPEDGKPEDGVTEVEALMKRMVELQQQVEECSQEEMITRFERERSESIPTAVVRGAPSDLVLRLVEDPEFIYEDFSIRGEQSPPTMRAQDYSWEDHGFSLVNRLLPDMGQLLEEKFQVVCSLTYNRMAMHKDVDTHTLRKALWNYIHCLYGIRYDDYDYGEVNVLLERGLKMFVKTVACHPEQTTDRIYSAYWRLFRHSEKVHVNLLLMEARLQAALLYTLRAVTRYMT, from the exons ATGGAAGAGGTGGCGCTAGAACCACCGACGGACGCGCTCTGTGAAGGTAATGGAGATAGAACCACCAACTCCGAAGATCCCAGACCTAAAAGCCGACATCATCAACCCGAATTCGGGCCGAACCCGAGTAACTTTTCTCGGCTGTGCAGCAGGGACGAGGCGGAGAGGGCAGAGGCGCTGGAAGAACTGACCCAGAGCGTCATGTCCCGGTTGGGTCTGGACCGACCCGGTTCTGCTCGTCTCGATAAACACACTCTCCTGCAGCTGCTGCGGGTCTCCCGGTCCTGCCCCTTACAGGAGGTCCGCGAGAGGGCAGCGGAACTACTGCGGACTGCACAG gagCAAGGTGTTGAGATTCCTCAGGCTTTGGCCTCCGGTCCTAGTGCCTTCATCCCTGCACAAGTG ATTTTGGATGAGGGACCAGATCAGGAAGTTCTGATAGAAGCCTTCCTCTCATTGGGTCGTTTTGACCACATCACCATGGTGATGGCCCTTCACCCCACCTACCTCAGCTGCTTCCTGCGTACCCAGCATGCTTTGCTGGAGCTGGATGGCCCGCTACCCCGCCCCTGGAGGCACTACATCGTTGTCATG gctGCAGCTCGTCACCAGTGTTCCTACCTTGTCCAACAGCATAGTGCAGGGTTCCTGGAGGCGGGGGGGGAGGAGAGCTGGCTGGAGgggctacaacacacacaccccaaaatACGCTGCCTACACACACTTAACAAGCTGCTGGCACACAGACCCTGGCTCATCACACAACAGCACatacag GAGTTGGTGTGTCCTGGGGCGGATGATCGTTGGTCATTGGCTGAGCTGATCCACGCAGTTGTTCTGATGACTCACTCTCATTCGCTGTCCTCCTTTGTTTGGGGGTGTGGCCTACACCCTGAGCCCGACCACATAGGAGGCCACGCCTTCTGCCCACCATCACCATCCAATAACATGCCACAAAGCCCTCACAGTCCCGCCCCCGAGGACGGCAAGCCAGAG gatggagTGACGGAGGTGGAGGCATTGATGAAGAGGATGGTGGAGTTACAACAGCAGGTGGAGGAGTGTAGTCAGGAAGAGATGATCACTCGctttgagagggagaggagcgagAGCATACCtactg cagtggtaCGGGGAGCCCCCTCTGACTTAGTGTTGAGGTTAGTGGAGGATCCAGAGTTCATCTATGAAGACTTCTCCATCCGAGGAGAACAGTCACCTCCTACCATGAgagcacag gacTACTCATGGGAAGACCATGGATTCTCCCTAGTGAACAGACTGTTACCAGACATGGGCCAATTACTGGAGGAGAAGTTCCAG GTTGTGTGTAGTCTAACCTACAACAGGATGGCGATGCACAAggatgtggacacacacacactccgcaaGGCTCTCTGGAACTACATACACTGCCTCTACGGAATACg gtacgaTGACTACGACTACGGAGAGGTGAATGTGTTGTTGGAGCGAGGCCTCAAGATGTTTGTGAAAACAGTAGCGTGTCatccagaacagactacagaTAGGATCTACTCTGCCTACTGGAGACTCTTCAGACACTCTGAGAAG GTCCATGTCAACCTGCTGCTGATGGAGGCTCGACTACAGGCTGCTCTACTATACACACTACGGGCTGTCACACGCTACATGACATGA